In Methanomicrobia archaeon, a genomic segment contains:
- a CDS encoding phosphate uptake regulator PhoU encodes MKEEKRKIQLTGGSTYTISLPIKWAREAGVKQGDELSLVQRADKSLVLTPLKEKEERIKYAELVLSEKESFEGNFRYLIAHYLVGYDVVKLLSPGGFEAEERKRIKAEVRKRLIGMEVVGESSKEIVLKSFLKYEDFTLRDAIRSMYKIIVSMLEDAISALEKNDHNRAEDVIERDNEIDRFYLLIVRQLKAVISDPELAKKIGESRQRDSLGYRIIVKTMERMGDHVESIARNSMMMSSSVGIKSIKEIGTRTTELFTKTLASLSDINIEKANEAIKGAKLLSEDVESINERIMAEKWSANDKIHAIFIMESLGRIARYCEDIAEVAINLGITVTGESEF; translated from the coding sequence ATGAAAGAGGAGAAGCGGAAAATACAACTCACTGGTGGGTCAACGTATACCATCTCGCTCCCTATAAAATGGGCTCGGGAAGCAGGTGTGAAACAGGGGGACGAACTCTCATTGGTTCAACGTGCTGACAAATCGCTTGTATTAACCCCGTTGAAGGAGAAAGAAGAGCGGATAAAATACGCTGAACTCGTGCTCTCGGAGAAGGAGAGCTTTGAGGGCAATTTCCGGTATCTCATCGCGCATTACCTCGTTGGCTATGACGTTGTGAAGCTGTTATCTCCGGGCGGTTTCGAAGCGGAAGAGCGCAAGAGGATAAAGGCTGAAGTGCGGAAGCGACTGATCGGCATGGAGGTCGTTGGCGAGTCGTCAAAGGAGATCGTGCTCAAGAGCTTCTTGAAATACGAGGACTTCACGTTGCGCGATGCGATTCGGAGTATGTACAAGATCATCGTGTCAATGTTAGAAGACGCGATCTCGGCGCTCGAGAAGAACGACCATAACCGTGCAGAGGACGTTATAGAGCGAGATAACGAGATAGACCGGTTTTATCTACTCATTGTTCGGCAGCTCAAGGCGGTGATCAGCGATCCCGAGCTCGCAAAGAAGATCGGGGAGAGCAGACAGCGTGATAGTCTGGGATACCGGATTATCGTGAAGACTATGGAGCGAATGGGCGATCATGTAGAGAGCATAGCGAGGAATTCCATGATGATGAGCTCCTCGGTAGGAATAAAAAGTATAAAAGAAATCGGGACTCGTACAACAGAGCTCTTCACGAAGACCCTGGCGTCTTTATCGGATATAAACATAGAGAAGGCGAACGAGGCGATAAAGGGGGCGAAACTGCTCTCTGAGGATGTTGAGAGCATAAATGAGCGGATTATGGCGGAAAAGTGGAGCGCCAACGATAAGATCCACGCTATTTTCATCATGGAGAGCTTGGGGAGGATAGCGCGGTATTGCGAGGACATAGCAGAAGTAGCGATAAACCTGGGGATAACGGTAACGGGTGAATCGGAGTTTTAA